In Saccharomyces eubayanus strain FM1318 chromosome II, whole genome shotgun sequence, the genomic stretch CTCCTAAAAGCTTTTCCTTGAAAAGTTCTGACAATTGCAAGGGATGATGCTTGAATGTTTTTAGAAGTGCACTGCGTGCTGATTCCTTCTCATTTATTCTTAAATAACTCAATACCACACCAAGCGAAAATCCCAAAGTATTCCACTCTTTGTAGCAGTTCATCAATGGAGAGTCAGATAGTTCGATCATATACTGATAATCATTATTGagcaaaaaataatgatcAAGGAAATACCTGCACCCCAGAGGATCTTCCAGTGGACTTAGTGACCATAAAACTTTTGTCCATTCACTAGCAGTACCTATAACACCTCTTTGAGCAAGTGACTGGATATATCTAAAAACGGCCAAGTAGAACTGtctgttgaaaaaataaatataagGTAATTGACATGTTaaagaatcaaaaacaatattcCCTTTTAAAGCTCTATCAAAAACGAAAAGCGCCCTCTGTAGTAGCCCATTAGTGTTTGATTTGTCACCTTGTCTGATCAGTATCAAAGCAACTTGTAATAGTCCGGGTACGTGGTATGGAAATTTAGAAGAAATCAGGTTTATAAGGGCTTCATGATCTGGATGAACAATAACACTTAAATAAAAGTCcatcattgattttttgcttaAATCCGAATTCAAAGGCTCGAATTTGTAAAATGAGATGAATTTTTGCCACTGGCTGACATCGTTTTGAATAACATCTTTCCAATCTAAAGGTCTCTCCCATAATTGCCAATTTAATACTTCATCAGAGCTCAAAAGTTTCATAGATAGCTCACCTCTTTGAGTTGGAATCCAATCGTCTCTGATCTTGGTGAATTTCAGATGATGTGGATGCATACCAGGGCCATTGGGTGCCAGTTTATGATCTTTCCCACCCCAGTTTCTGATTAATCTTTTAAGTCTTTGAATCTGTTTTAATTGCTGAGGAGACACGGGCGTAGATGTCATCGAATCGATGTCTTCTAGAGATTCTGGCGAAATGTCATCAAACAATAGTTTAAATTCTGTATGAGGGTCtagtttcttgaaatcGTTCTGGAAAAACTTGCAAGAATGCTTTAAACTCGAAACGGGGAACTTAGTGAAGCCCGGGTCATTTTCCAGACTCAAGAATGATCTCCAAGGTATGTTGAATGTCTCTTCGGATTCAGAAGCCGTGAAAAAATCCTCTTCCTTAACATCATCATTTTTCCTTGCCTTACCATACTTTAAAACGTCAGTTTTCTTGAACTGCTGGATAATCTTATCAAACTCTTCATCGTCAGAATCTTCATCTCCAGATGCTGCGGTAGTCTGGgtcttttgcttcttctttgtcttcttgttcttcttccttctaGAAGATTTTGATACTAAAATGACTTTTTCGGGTTGAGTGTTGCTTGAGCTACCTAGCTGACTACCTACACcagcttcttcatcgtGTTCAGATTCCTGCTCCTCGCCACTGGCACTACCTGAATCGTTTGCATTCTCcattaaagaaaacatgttttgctgtttttgGCTGTTATTGGCAGTACTCCTACCACCGGATACCTTACTCGCGCTTGCATTTGATAGTAGCGACTCCAGCAAGGCGTTGTCATCCTGTAATTTCCTCAATGCTCTAGAACTCATGTTCAGCTACTTCACAAATACGTGCATATGGACAAAATAAATCTACGCTAGTCTCCGAATTGTGCATTGTATAAACTATCCATTAGATATTACTTCTCATACTATAGCACTGAAAATTCATTGCCAGATTGGAGCTACCCTGATATCTTTTCTTACGAGAAAAGTGTCTGCGGGTAATATCAACAtggtgttttttttttgttttatctcttttttcaagatccTTCGGTGGCGTTTCGCGACAACAAcgagaaaaagaagaaaggaaacTTGAAGAAACGGTGCAA encodes the following:
- the RQC1 gene encoding Rqc1p, which encodes MSSRALRKLQDDNALLESLLSNASASKVSGGRSTANNSQKQQNMFSLMENANDSGSASGEEQESEHDEEAGVGSQLGSSSNTQPEKVILVSKSSRRKKNKKTKKKQKTQTTAASGDEDSDDEEFDKIIQQFKKTDVLKYGKARKNDDVKEEDFFTASESEETFNIPWRSFLSLENDPGFTKFPVSSLKHSCKFFQNDFKKLDPHTEFKLLFDDISPESLEDIDSMTSTPVSPQQLKQIQRLKRLIRNWGGKDHKLAPNGPGMHPHHLKFTKIRDDWIPTQRGELSMKLLSSDEVLNWQLWERPLDWKDVIQNDVSQWQKFISFYKFEPLNSDLSKKSMMDFYLSVIVHPDHEALINLISSKFPYHVPGLLQVALILIRQGDKSNTNGLLQRALFVFDRALKGNIVFDSLTCQLPYIYFFNRQFYLAVFRYIQSLAQRGVIGTASEWTKVLWSLSPLEDPLGCRYFLDHYFLLNNDYQYMIELSDSPLMNCYKEWNTLGFSLGVVLSYLRINEKESARSALLKTFKHHPLQLSELFKEKLLGDHALTKDLIINDHLAEILEFKAYMARFSSLWTKSEEISFLHNELSSILKDYQTGNVTIDSNDKKHGDNADEPQSPFFIEGIPINLLRFAILSEESSVMASIPSTIWSNYEVYEFDVLPPTPTSKESIDVIENIKSFINEKDLTALQMERLQDEDLLNQIRQISLQQYIHENEEPHGNED